A window from Streptomyces subrutilus encodes these proteins:
- the rplM gene encoding 50S ribosomal protein L13 produces the protein MRTFSPKPGDISRQWLVIDAQDVVLGRLATQAAALLRGKHKPTYAPHMDMGDFVIIVNADKVHLSGNKASQKMAYRHSGYPGGLRSVRYDDLLANNPEKAVEKAIKGMLPKNTLGRQMLSKLKVYSGDQHPHAAQQPVPFEITQVAQ, from the coding sequence GTGCGTACGTTCAGCCCCAAGCCCGGCGACATCTCGCGCCAGTGGCTCGTCATCGACGCCCAGGACGTTGTCCTCGGCCGTCTGGCGACCCAGGCCGCTGCCCTCCTGCGTGGCAAGCACAAGCCGACCTACGCCCCGCACATGGACATGGGCGACTTCGTCATCATCGTCAACGCCGACAAGGTTCACCTGTCCGGCAACAAGGCGTCGCAGAAGATGGCCTACCGCCACTCCGGCTACCCGGGCGGTCTCCGCTCGGTGCGCTACGACGACCTCCTGGCGAACAACCCGGAGAAGGCCGTCGAGAAGGCCATCAAGGGCATGCTCCCCAAGAACACCCTGGGCCGTCAGATGCTCTCGAAGCTGAAGGTCTACTCGGGCGACCAGCACCCCCACGCTGCCCAGCAGCCGGTGCCGTTCGAGATCACCCAGGTCGCGCAGTAG
- a CDS encoding glycosyltransferase family 87 protein produces the protein MGLRPGIWRIRRQRGAAASGPAGDRLVGWLLRPAARPWQLLSLAVLLGIAVSTSLRENWGSDNAFVVKAAQTLLEGGSPYEDKRFLYLPSAVLMAVPEALLPQTALRWLLPVGMSGLLGAGWLAALRLFSVPLRSRFAVIGFPVLALAYKPYVNLVLIGNWTAISAAALPVALLLAHRRHWGAAGVVIGLAIACKPMLVPIGLLFLLARRWRGLAAAVLVPLLLSLAGALLMPSPSLFFTKTLPFLLKGQDAYALPWDASPIAVLPRLGVPEPVAVLVAFAGAGVGLWAVWVRWRRAEEDADGGELRLVETACMVMLAAFLVSRPSFDHYLLVVVPLLLASGVRPGSMPRSPWFWAALVPQLAGVPWPSELERKRRAFKDCFVLCGLAIVLARRALCSGRVTVDPVTTAGSPPRTEPECAAKPARSASRTAF, from the coding sequence GTGGGGCTGCGCCCTGGCATCTGGCGGATAAGGCGGCAGCGGGGGGCCGCCGCGAGCGGGCCGGCCGGGGACCGGCTGGTCGGGTGGCTGCTGCGCCCCGCCGCGCGGCCCTGGCAGCTGTTGTCGCTCGCGGTGCTGCTGGGGATCGCGGTGTCCACGAGCCTGCGGGAGAACTGGGGCTCGGACAACGCCTTCGTGGTCAAGGCCGCGCAGACGCTGCTGGAGGGCGGCTCCCCGTACGAGGACAAGCGCTTCCTGTACCTGCCGAGCGCCGTGCTCATGGCCGTCCCGGAGGCGCTGCTGCCGCAGACCGCGCTGCGGTGGCTGCTGCCGGTGGGGATGTCGGGGCTGCTGGGGGCGGGCTGGCTGGCGGCGCTGCGGCTGTTCTCGGTGCCGCTGCGCTCGCGGTTCGCGGTCATCGGCTTCCCGGTGCTGGCCCTCGCCTACAAGCCGTACGTGAACCTCGTGCTGATCGGCAACTGGACCGCCATCTCGGCGGCGGCGCTGCCGGTGGCCCTGCTGCTGGCGCACCGCAGGCACTGGGGGGCGGCCGGGGTGGTGATCGGGCTGGCCATCGCGTGCAAGCCGATGCTGGTGCCGATCGGGCTGCTGTTCCTGCTGGCCCGGCGGTGGCGCGGGCTGGCCGCGGCGGTGCTGGTGCCGCTGCTGCTGTCGCTGGCCGGGGCGCTGCTGATGCCGAGTCCGTCGCTGTTCTTCACCAAGACCCTGCCGTTCCTGCTGAAGGGGCAGGACGCGTACGCGCTGCCGTGGGACGCCTCGCCGATCGCGGTGCTGCCGCGGCTGGGGGTGCCGGAGCCGGTGGCGGTGCTGGTGGCCTTCGCGGGCGCGGGGGTCGGGCTGTGGGCGGTGTGGGTGCGCTGGCGGCGGGCGGAGGAGGACGCGGACGGGGGCGAGCTGCGGCTGGTGGAGACGGCCTGCATGGTGATGCTCGCCGCATTCCTGGTGTCCCGGCCGTCCTTCGACCACTACCTGCTGGTGGTGGTGCCGCTGCTGCTGGCCTCGGGGGTGCGGCCCGGCTCGATGCCCCGCTCGCCCTGGTTCTGGGCGGCCCTGGTGCCGCAGCTGGCGGGGGTCCCGTGGCCCTCGGAGCTGGAGCGCAAGCGGCGGGCGTTCAAGGACTGTTTCGTGCTGTGCGGCCTGGCGATCGTGCTGGCGCGTCGTGCGCTGTGCTCCGGACGGGTTACTGTGGACCCCGTAACAACTGCGGGGTCCCCACCCAGGACCGAACCGGAGTGCGCCGCGAAGCCAGCACGATCGGCATCGCGGACCGCGTTTTGA